One Alligator mississippiensis isolate rAllMis1 chromosome 1, rAllMis1, whole genome shotgun sequence genomic window carries:
- the LOC132248411 gene encoding uncharacterized protein SPEM3-like translates to MHTLTHTCRQERTVGTHSLHMDTDTNILFCHEHRHMCRQAHTHAEERMHTHMHVCMDMHACTNSIHAHAGRHIQTCTCTQAHACMNAHRHAHTNAHACTCTHINTHAHMHRHAGTCTQTHAHACTDTCTLTCTYRMERHAHPRARVREYACTHAHTRRPGSLSGAGGPRHPPGQPGQRGRRRPGAPGVPGRARQVAGGAGPGAAGRLRPGSPSAPAASCPAPAPAPAPAPALPRSEPRSRRAAEGREPGPAGGAHGPGRAGPGQAGLRPPPPAVPGPARPGPAGCKRPGPPVPRLQDVGTDRHGPRVVILE, encoded by the coding sequence atgcatacactcacgcacacatgcagacaggagCGCACTGTaggcactcactctctgcacatggacacagacacaaatatactcttctgccatgaacacagacacatgtgcagacaggcacacacacatgcagaggagcgcatgcacacacacatgcatgtatgcatggacatgcacgcatgcacaaacagcatacatgcacatgcaggcaggcacatacagacatgcacatgcacacaggcacatgcatgtatgaatgcacacagacatgcacacacaaatgcacatgcatgcacatgcacacacatcaacacacatgcacatatgcacagacatgcaggcacatgcacgcagacacacgcacatgcatgcacagacacatgtacACTGACATGCACATACAGAATGGAGAGACATGCACACCCTCGTGCCCGCGTGCGggaatatgcatgcacacacgcgcacacacgcagGCCGGGGTCCTTGTCCGGCGCGGGCggcccccgccaccccccggggcagcctgggcagcgcGGCCGGCGGAGGCCCGGAGCCCCCGGggtgccgggaagagcccggcaggTCGCGGGCGgcgcagggccgggggcggcggggCGGCTGCGGCCGGGCTCCCCCTCTGCTCCGGCCGCctcctgcccggccccggccccggccccggccccggccccggcgctgccCCGCTCCGAGCCCCGCAGCCggcgggcagcagaggggagggagcccggccccgcggggggagcgcacgggccgggccgggccgggccgggccaagcGGGGCTGCGACCGCCGCCTCCCGcagtgcccggcccggcccggcccggccctgccggCTGCAAACGCCCCGGTCCCCCTGTCCCGCGGCTCCAGGACGTGGGGACAGACAGGCACGGACCCCGTGTTGTTATATTGGAGTAG
- the LOC132248423 gene encoding zinc finger protein 135-like, which produces MHYVWEELHLPPDPGCSLPDPFWTAPHCFTKRGKIVVCSSELMKNQHVHREQNHYCCVTCCKTFTCFFLLVQHQHTYLGRKTHHCTKFRKNFINREGLSQHQCVQSRQQLHSCTKCEKSFRQSANLARHRCMHTREKSHKCSDFGKNFTHSSTVAKGQLIHTGKSQISAWSVVRASDNFPAWPGTSLSTEGRSYISALCVRRTTSTLPAWPNTSLSIWEKPHGCSVCGKSFTDPSHLLRHQFIHAGEKPHGCSVCGKSFTSPSHLLQHRCIHAGEKPRGCSVCGKSFIWSCNLAHHQRIRTGEKPHHCSECGRSFTCCSNLSQHQCIHTQKHP; this is translated from the coding sequence ATGCACtatgtgtgggaagagcttcacctgcctcccgaccctggctgctcactgccagatccattctggacagctccccATTGCTTCACCAAAAGGGGAAAGATTGTGGTCTGCAGCTCAGAGCTCATGAAGAACCAACATGTGCACAGGGAGCAGAATCATTACTGCTGTGTCACTTGTTGTAAGACCTTCACATGTTTCTTCTTGCTGGTTCAGCATCAGCACACATACTTGGGGAGGAAGACACACCACTGCACCAAgttcaggaagaacttcatcaacAGGGAaggcctgtcccagcaccagtgtgtgcaaagcaggcagcagtTACACTCCTGCACAAAGTGTGAAAAGAGCTTCAGGCAGTCTGccaacctggccaggcacaggtgcatgcacacaagggagaagtCCCATAAATGCTCTGACTTTGGCAAGAACTTCACCCACTCTTCCACTGTGGCCAAAGGTCAGCTCATTCACACGGGGAAAAGCCaaatcagtgcttggagtgtcgTAAGAGCTTCAGACAATTTtccagcctggcccggcaccagcttatccacagaggggagaagctacatcagtgctctgtgtgtgagaAGAACTACCTCCACTCTTCCAGCCTGGCCGAACACCAGTTTGTCCATATGGGAGAAGCCACatgggtgctctgtgtgtgggaagagcttcaccgaCCCCTCCCACCTCTTGCGGCACCAGTTCATCcatgcaggggagaagccacatgggtgctctgtgtgtgggaagagcttcacctccccctcccacctcttgcAGCACCGGTGCATCcatgcaggggagaagccacgtgggtgctctgtgtgtgggaagagcttcatctggTCCTGCAACCTGGCCCATCACCAGCGCATCcgcacaggggagaagccacatcattgtTCTGAGTGTGGAAGGAGCTTCACCTGTTGCAGCAACCTGTCCCAGCATCAGTgcatccacacccagaagcatccctaa